The DNA sequence CTGCATTAAAGAACACACGTCCCTGACTCTCATCCAGAAAATGATGCGTTTCCACGACCGCAACGCCGCCTGAAATTTCCAGGCGGTCGCCACTGGTCTCTCCTCCACCACCGCCGTCAAAGTAGATTCCATCCTCAGGTGCAAAAATGCCACCCGCGGGATTGTTGATGATCAGCTGATCGTCCCCTTCAAATCCGTAGAACTCCAGGTATGAGATACTGAAAAAGTTGACGACAGGACCAGCGTTCAACTGATAGGAACCAGAGTTATTATCGCTGGCAGTAATAGTCAGCACATCTTCGCCTGAAGTCCCCTTAATCATCAGATGCGCGGGGTCAGGCACACTGAATCCCGCTTCCAGGTTTTCGATGCCTGTGACATAGATACTCTGATATCCGCCTGCATAATCCAACCGCGCATTCTCGCTGTCGTAATCAAGATATGCACCGTCGATCGGTTCATTATAAAAGAGTGTGTCACCGGGGGTAGCCGGCGATAATCCATTGACGGTAATTTCGGACTCGAGACTGGGAGTGATGTAAAAAGCATCCGAATTGACGCCGCCATAAACGGAGGTGCCGTCTGCGGAATGAGTCTGCCCCCACAGTTCGACGGCAATATTCGCATTGTCCGCGACCATGTTCTTGGCTTCCAGTCCCACGCCCCCGGTCAGCGCGATCAACTGGGCTCCTTCTTCCACCAGAATATCATCGTCTGCAACGAGGCTCACACCAAACGGACTGTCCTCCGATTTCACAATCACGCCAGCCCGAATGGTAATATCACCACCGGCGTAGAGACTGAGTGAGGTCCCCGTCTGAATCGATTCCCGGACATCCAGTGAACCCGTCGTATTGACATAAATGGTACTGTTCCTGGCGTAAATCCCGGTCAGGTCACCAGCGTCTCCGATCACAAGATCCCCCGTGTTTTGAACCTGCACAAAGCCTACCGCGGCAACCTCGAGATAACCCACCTGAGTCTCCATTGAATTCGTTGAAGATCCACTCAGGATCACAGCCCGTGCAGCCGTAATGTTATTACTGGAGCCATTGTTATCGATAATGGAAGCGCTGGCATCGATCCAGACATCTCCTGTAGTTATGATCTCACCCAGGTTGAGACCAGTCGACTCAAAGTAAATATCTCCATCTCCGGTATTCAACGACGTTGTGCTATCCGTAAAAATCGAAGCGGCTTCGACATGCACGTTTCCGGTGGTCGTGACATTCTCACCAAAAGTGGCTCGATTGACGTGCAGCTCCAGATCACCACTACCCAGGTCGAGTGAGTTCCCGAATTCAACCCAGTCATCGCCGCGCGTTTCGGTAATGATCAGGTCGGCAGTCGCATCCTGTCCCACGGAATTTATGTTGACATAATCCAGCCCGGCACCGCTGTTCAGAATCAGGGTTATGGAGGGAATCTGTAAGACCCTCAATTCCGGACCGGAACCGGAAATCACTTGAAATCCACCGCTCGCGTCCGCGTTAAAATCAATCGTCTGTGTGTCATTGTCATAATTCAGATCAAGGTGGGCCGTCGCCACATCCCAGATCATCCGATCCTGGTGCGAATAGAATAGAAAATCCAGGTCGAATTCATTCAAACGCACCCAGCCTGACTGGGATCCTTCCATCCAGGAGGAAAGGGAGTCTGCAGACCCGCTCAGGATAATCGTATCATCACCCGAGCCATCGTCACCGTCGTAGTCAATTCTGAGCCCTGCTGCAGCCAGGGATGTATCCAGGGTGACCTGTTCGTTTCCTGCTCCACCCGTCAGATAAATGGTGCTGCCCGTCAGCATGGATAACGACACGGCAATCGTCTGCGCATCGATCTGTTCTCCGCCAACTGGCGCTGTAATCAGGTCGTCGACCACACTCACGATCAGCTGCCCCCCACTGATCGTCATCGACAGGTCCGAATCGGAAACCGTCTGATGGTCGATCAGCAAATCGCCGTTCACGATCTGGGTGATAAAGTCAATCACGGGAGGAAAACCAAACACATAGGCGCTGCCGGTATCGGTTGCACCGTGGTCGTGCAGCGGAGCACCGCTGACAATTGTCTCTCCATCAATGGCGATCGTGGAACCATAGCCACTGCCGGTTTCAGTATCGGCAGCAATCAGTGACTCCTCATCAGCCGTACTCCAGCCCAGCGAACCTTCAAACAGGTATGCCGCCCCGGTACTCCCATTGCTCAGAGGATCTCCCACAACCAGGCTCATACCCGCGATGGAGACAGCCGCTCCGAAACCACCTGAGTCCGTCGAATTGGGATATTCGCTGGCTCGCAGTTTCTCGACGATATTCCAGCTTTGTGAACCGTCCAGAATCGACACCGACCCGCCATACGTATCGCCGGCTGCACCAACGGCGGCGTAGCGATCATCGATATCAACGGCGCTGCCCAGATCGGAACCTGTAGTCCCTGACAGTTTCTTGATTTCTCCCCAGGTATCATCCGCAATACCGGCGCCATTTGAACTTCGTTCGAACAGATAAGCGGCCCCCTTGCCTTGATCCTGCACCGCACCAGCGATAATGGTTGTTTCATCCTGACTGATCGCCACGGCTGACCCCAACCAGGCATCAGCAGAAGCATCACCGGCTTTCAATTGATCGATTGAGACCGTCGCCCAATCGTCGTCTGTCGTAAAGACATAGACGGCGCCTGACGACGCAGCGGCCCCATACGAATCCAGTTGTGCCCCCACTACAACAGTATTGCCTTTGAGGTCCACAGCCAATCCAAAGTCTTCCGCCGCATCGTTCGCCAATGCTACAGGACGCGAGAGGGTCGCCAGAGCATCCCAGGTATCATCACTCAGATTTGAGGCAGTTCCCTGTTCATTACGTCTGAAAAGATAGGCCGATCCAAACGTATCTCCCTCGTCTGCTCCGATCGCTCCGATCAACAGTGTATCACCATCAATGGCGACAGACGTTCCGAACAGATCCTGATCTGTATTATCTGCACGAGGTGAAACGAGTGTCGAATGATAGTCCCAGCTGTCATCGGTCTGATCATCAGGCGTGCCTGAGTCATTGCGGGTATATAGTGTGACGGCTCCCGCATTATCAATTCCCGCCGGATCTGCATTGGGGATGCCTACGACCAGCCAGTCCCCGGAAACAGCAACCGCAGATCCAGACTGATCCGTATCTAAGGGGGCGAGCGCTGCATCTGGCAGAAGTTCCCCCTGAAACACGCTGGTCAAGAGAGTTCGGTCTTCCAGTAGCTCAATACAATTGATCTGCCGGGCAGAAGAATCAGTCACTGTCTGACGTATGTTCCGGCGATGACGACGGCGAACTGACGGGCGATTAGATGAACGCGCTGAAATCGCCTGCAGCCAGTGGGTCAGAAACATCTCATTCACTCCGCTCTGCAATGTATAGAGGACAGCCCCGTAGATTCCCTGATGGGATTTTCCCTGTATTATTGATGTGCCAGGTCGTGAACCTGATGGGCCCTGTCTCCCCATGCAGACTGAATGTCTGACATTGGATTCACTTAACTAACATACATGATTTACAAGTCATAAAACAATGACAAAAACAGACGAACGGACGATTAAAGCAGATCAGTTTCCATCCAGCAGTGTTTTACTGCATAATCAAGATTTTTGACGTTAGATAAATCAGCATAGCCTCTTCCAAAATAAAAATAGCCCCCGGAAACCTGAGTTTCCGGGGGCCTGTCGGGACTGTTTGTAACTGGACTATTCTATTAGTCCAGCAGCGGGTTGTCTCCGCCGGCGATACCGCTGAAGAAGTCGTCGATTTCGTCTGCACTCGGCAGACGACGTTCGGAGACGTCCAGCGACTCGCTCATCAGGGTACCGTCTGAGTCCAGGTCTTCCAGACCCAGCGTGTGACCCAGCTCGTGCATTACGACTGTCAGCAGATCCATCTGACCGAAGGCGTCGCTGCCGGAACCGGCCAGCAGGCTGCCATCCAGCAGTGTGAACTCGCTGCTGTCCAGCGGCGTTCCATCGACGAACCAGCCGTAACCGGCGGCGTTGACGTCGATCAGAACCGTTGTACCTGAAGCACCACCGAGCATTGCATCCGGCAGGTCGGTCAGTACGAAGTTCACCGAACCCAGCAGTTCCAGCTGAGCATCGCTCAACCCTGCTGTTTCCCAGTAGCTCAGGGCCGCATCCACGACCGAGTCCAGGTCGGACTGGGTGATCGATGGAGCCGCAGTGCTGCTCACACCGGCGGCCGCCATCAGTGCTCCGACCCGCTGGATGCGGATCGCATCGGCATTGATCGCCCCATTGGCCGGGCCGTTGTCACTCAGGGTCACGGTGATCGAACCACCGGGTGCCACCACAACCGCGGCCGTCAGGATCTCCCAGTTGAAGCCATCGGCGGCGAAGTCATTCGGTGCAACCCGCTGGTTGACCACGACGGGTCCCACGCCGGCAACATTGTACTCGGCATTCGTGGCCCGTAACGGGTCATTCAGCCAGGTCGCAGAGACGGTGTAGGTTCCGGCGGTCAGGTTCGTGAAGTCCCAGGTCGCCGTTCCGCTCTGACCCAGGTTCAGTCTCTGGGCATCACTTTCGAAGTAACGGGCATCGTAGAACAGGGTGTTCCAACTGCCGGTGCTGCTGTAACCCACATCACCATTGTCGATCAGCACCACATCCGTCATTTCGGCGGTGATGTTGAACGTGAAGGGGTTCTCATCGCTGTCGTTCGTGGCGATTGAGACCGGACCAGCAACCACACCGGCGGCGCCGGTGCTGTTGAATGAGATCTCGAAGGTCGTCGACTGACCGGCGAACAGAGTCGTCGTGCCCAGCGGAGACGAGACGGTGTACTCGCCCGATCCTGGCAGAGTGATGGCTCCCAGGTTCAGCGTGTTGGTCCCCGTATTGGTAATCGTGAAGGTCTGCGACAGGGTTTCGCCGAAGAAGGCGGTGCCCAGATCGATGCTGCTCACGCCGCTGGTCAGGGCCGTGGCCCCGGCTGCGACGTCGATTTCCGGAGCCGTGAGCCCGGGTGGAATCAGTTCCAGCCGCATGGCGTCGGCAGCCAGGTTGCCGTTCGCACCGTCGTCCGAGATGGTGACCGTCAGCGTGTTGCCGGCAGCCACCTGGAAGTTACCCAGTTCCTGCCAGATCGAGCCGTCGGCACTGAAGCCCTGCGGGTAGAACCGCTGGTCCAGTGAGACCGTGATCGGTCCCCCTTCGATGCCCGCGATCGTGATCTGGGCATTGGACGCGTATCCGCTGTGGTTCAGCCAGTGCGAGGCCACCTGATAAGTGCCGGCGCCCAGATTCTCGAACGTCCAGGTCGCCGTGTTGGTGCCCGGCAGGTCGCCGCCCAGCAGCACGTCCTGGTCCCGCTGGAAGTATTGCGTGTCGTCACCCCAGGTCCGCACTTCACGATTCCAGGCAGCGCCACTGGTACTGTAACCAAAGTCACCGTTGTCGATGATCATCGAGTCCGCAGCCGAACCGCTGACCGTGAAGTTGAAGGGATTCTCAACCGCCAGATCGCCTCCGAAGCTGACCATTCCACTGAAGCTGCCGCCGATGCTGGCGTCCATCTGCAGGGTGAAGGTCGTCGAATCCCCGGGGGCCAGGTTCGTATCCCCGAAGCCGGAGACCAGGCTGAACCCGGTTGGAACATTGATCGGCCCCAGGGCCATGTTCCGTTCGCCGAAGTTCGTTACGGTGAAGGTCTTGACCACGGGAGCACCGATGATCGTATCTTCGAAGTCCACGGCACCGCTGTCTTCCACGGTTCCGCCATCCACTTCGACCTTGATCACCGGATCAACCACCCGGATGATCCGGATTTCATCGGCGTAGACAATACCGTTGGCATCGTCGCTCAGCACCACCGTCATGTGATTATCGTTGATCACAACAGGATCACCAATGTATTCCCACCAGGTGCCATCATCCAGGAAGTCGTTCGAACTGCCCTGATGACTGACCCGGTAAGTGGCGACCGGGGTCGCATCCGAGAAGATGGTGTACGGAGCGTTGGTTGCAGCAGCCCGTCCGTAAGGGCTCACGTCCGGATGGACGTACCAGTGGGCTACGACCTGATAGCGGCCAGGTTCCACGTCGAAGTCCCAGAATGCACGACTGGTACCGGTTCCGCCCACGTAAGGCACTCCCGTATACAGGAACTCCGGATCACCCACGACACCCGGAATGTGCTCATTCCAGGTCCCCGTGGCATCGAATGTTGCGTCGTTGATGCCTACGGTTGCCGGTCCGGCGGCACCCGTTACCGTGAAGTTGTAAGGATTTTCATCCGCGTCACCCGTGGTGAACGAGATTTGACCGAAGGTCGAACCGGTGGTCCCGCCGTCAAACTGGATGGTGAAGGTCACCGAACCGAAGCCGGGAATGTTCACAGGCACGGTATCTGTTCCGAACGGGGAAGCAGGATCGATGCTGAACCCGGGTGGGAACTCAATCAGACCGGTCACATCGACCGGATCCGCGGAGAGGTTCGTCACGGTAAAGGTTTTGGAGACCGGAATGCCGGGGATCGTCGTACCGAAGTCGACCACGCCCGTGTCATCGTCGACGACATTGCCGTCCACGGTGACTTCCAGGTCGGGAGTCGGCAGGTATTCAATCCGGACCGCATCGGCGATCACGCCGTTGGCCAGGTCGAAGGTATCCCGCGGGATACTGCTGGCATCGTTGGTCAGGGTCACCGTCAGGGTGCCGCCAACCACTTCGAAGGAGGTATTCAGGTCGAACCACGCAGCCCCGTTGTCAGCGAAGGTGGACGGAATCAGGGTCTGGTTCACATCAATATCAAAGGTACCGGCTCCACCGTCCAGTGAGTACGGCGCGTCGGTCACTCGGTTGTACAGGGCCGACCAGGTTGTGGAGACCCGGTAGAAACCGTCGGCCAGACCGGTGAAGGTCCAGGTTGCGGTGTCAGTCCCGGCCGGAGGCGGAATGAAACCCGGCTGGTTGGGAATTGCCCCCGCGATGTCCCCTTCGAAGCCGGCACTGCCCCGGTTCACGCCCGAGTCATACAGTTCGAAGCCGGCGGTGGCCGAGAAGTCGGCATCGCCGTTGTCGATGATCACGACGTTAGAGACCTGACCGTGCAGCAGCAGGTTGAAGGTCGCTTCATCCACGTCGTTGGTGTCGAACGAGAACAGCCCCGAGCGATCGCCGAAGGAGTCGGAATCCATGGTGATCTCGAAGCTGATCGTATCGCCGGCGGCCACACTCTGAGCGACCAGCGTCGTCGTGAATCCGGCAGGAATCACGATGTTGCTGATGTCCAGAGCAGCAGAACCGGTGTTGGTGATCTCGAAGGTCCGGGTCAGGTCGGTCAACAGTTCGGTGGTGCCGAAGTCGATGCCGCCCGGATGACCGTCGACCAGGATGCTCGGCGGTGCCGGGGCGTCGGTCACGTCGGTCAGCTGGACTTCCGGACCGGCGGAGACCCGCTCGATGCGAACCGCATCAGCAGTGATCAGGCCGTTGGCCAGGTTGGTCAGCATCACGGTCAGCGTCCGGCTGTTGACAGTGAACGTTCCCAGGTCTTCCCAGAGAGCACCGTCGGCCAGGAAGTCGTCGGGAGCGATCTGCTGATTCAGATCGAAGGTGCCCAGGTTGATCGCCGTGGTGGTAATGTCATTGCGGGATCCGTCGAACACGGTAAACGGTGCATCGCTGGCCATCTGCGGAATCACAAATGGATTCTCCGAAGCCGGCCAGGTAACCGAGACGCGGTATACGCCCGGGGTCAGACCGTAGAATTCCCAGAAGGCGGCGGCATCACCGTAGTGGACGGGATCCACCAGCTGCGACTGCACGGTGTGAATGTCGTCTGCATAGCCAACACCCGTGGTGATCGCTGCGGTGCCTGCCGGATGATAAGGCCAGTCCCCGCTCAGCGAGAAGCCCAGGTCGCCGTTGTCGACGATCGTGGCTGGATTGTCTTCGAACGGGGTCACTTCTTCGAAGTTGAGGTACTGGACGGTACCTACACCGTCGGCCGTCAGAGAGTAGCCGGTGTCGATCACGGCCTGTCCCTTGGCGTCGAAGTCCAGGATGTCAAAGCCACCCCGTCCGTCGGCTGAACGCAGGACCGGAGGTCCGTCGATCGGGAAGTTGCCGTCCTGGGAGAGTGGATCGATGAAGATGTAGTCGTCGAATTCACTGCCAACCACGTTTTCCATGAAGCTGGGGTTCGTGTCCGGCTGTTCGGGCTGCAGCTGACGCTGCTCGACCGTGTTCCCCCGAAGACGTCCTGCGGGGTGTTGATGATATCGACGTCGAAGACGATGCCTGCACTGGCGAAGCGGAAGTCGACTGTGTCGTTGCCGTGGATGTCGGTGATCACGTCGGCACTGCCGCCGGCCCCCGGTTCCATCAGGAACACATCGTTGCCGCCGTTACCACTGCCAACTAAGTAACCGCCGCCGTCCAGGTTGTCGCTACCCAGGCCGTCACCCAGGATGTTGTGATCGTTGTCGCCGGTGATATTGTCGTTGCCGTCACCACCGAAGACGTTTTCGATGCTGTTGTCGTCATCGCCACCACCGGTGCCGGCCACCAGGCCGCCGTTGATGTTTGTAGCGGTGCCGGCGAACAGGTCGACGGTCACGCCCGTGGTGTAGTCCCGGTAATCCAGACTGTCGTTACCGGCGTCGCCGTCCAGGGTACCGGTCAGGCCGGCCCCGTCGCTGAGATCGAAGCGATCGTCCTGGGTCCCCCCGATCAGGTTCTGGAAGTCGGTGAAGTCCAGACGCTCTTCCGGTGGAGTCGCAATCGCGTCACCGGGCAGCGTCGGCCGGCCGCTGGCCAGGTTGTTGCGTTCGGCGATAATGAAACCTTCATCGTTGGCCGTGATGCCCCAGTAGTTATTCAGGTTCGGGCCTTCCAGCGTGTCGCTGTTGGCTGAACCGACCAGATCGTTGATGTTGTCGAAGCCGGTTCCGCCACCGCCGGTGCCCAGGATGCTGCCGTTGAGCTCATAGCCCTGGAATCCGTCCAGGCTGCCCAGGCCGGCCAGCTGCACATGCACGGCGTTCGAGTAAGTGGTGTAGTCGATGGTGTCGATGTCCCCACCCCCGTTGATGAAGCCCCGCAGCACATAGTTGCTGTCGAAGAAGAATTCATCGTTGCCGGCCTGCCCGTTGAGTACGGTGTTGACGAGGCTTGGTGTGCTGTTCTGCAGGTTGAAGTCGTCATCACCGCCTGCACCGTTGATCGTGACGGTATCCAGATCTTCCTGCAGTCCCAGGTTGACGTTGATCGTGTCGTCGCCGTCGGTGCCGGTGATGTTCAGATCGTCGATGTTGGCATAAGTCACATCAGTGCCGGCAGAGCTGGAGATTCCGTCCACGGTCGTCGAGGTGACTTCGAACGTGTCACCGGTGACGTCGCCGCTATCGACGATATTCAGCGTGTCGTTTCCGCCTTCACCATCCACATCCAGGGCCGCGAAGATGTTGTCCACCGTGCTTCCGGCATCGAAGATCTGGAACAGATCGTCGCCCAGGCCCCCCAGCAGGCTGACGCTGGTGACACCCGCGGGTGTGCTGCGGATACGGATGGTATCGTTGGATACATCGTCAGCCGCAAACACGTCGTCGGCATCCAACTCGACATTGGTGAGCGTCGTGGCGGAGTCGAGGGCGATCAGATCGATCAGCTCAGCGCCGGTTCCCGAAATGACCTGCAGGTCGGTAAAGTCCTCAAACAACAGAGCGGTGAAACCGCCGTTACCGGTGATCTGGGAGACGCCGTCACCGGCTCCGCCGGCATCGTTGATGTTGATGCCGGTCGTGTCGGGTGTGGAAGAAGCGTCGACTCGCAAGCCACCACCAGTTCCCGAACCGGAAAGGCCGACCCCTTCGATGTTGGCAAAGGAGAGTCCCAGGTCGATGTCGGTGTCACCCACAGCAGCGGCACCAATGTTACCACTGCCCAGACCGTCGATCACATCCGAGAAGTAACCGGCGTTGTGATCGGTGATGAAGTTCACATTGATCGCGTCGGCGCCGTTCTTACCGTCGTAGTGAATCGTGATGTCGTTCACGTCGTAGTCAGTAGGAGGGAACTCACCTTCCAGGAACGTTTCCGCAGCCAGGTTCAGGTGTGCCCCGTTGGAACCGGGGATACCCATAGGAGCAGCAGTTGCGAAGAACGGCAGGCCACCCGCGGTTTCGTTGATGTTCAACGTATCGTCGTCGTCCGACCCCAGTACGGTGAAGGAGAGAATATCCGCATCAGCGCCGGTGAAGAAGTTGCTGCCATTGATGTCGATCAGCAGGTTTGTGCCGCCGGCATCCAGACCAACGTCGATCGTGTCGTCGGAAGCATCTTCGAACCCGGAGAACAACATGTCCAGCACCAGGTGATAGGCACCAGCCAGGGTATTCACATCCTCAATGCTGCTGTAGCTGACAGGCAGTTCGGTATCGGGAGCCAGGAAGTTAAACGTGCCTGAACCTGGTGCTCCTCCCAGAACCAGCGCGGGATCGGTCACACCACTGAGATCAATATTCAGCGTGTCCCCGGGAACCGCCGGTAGAGTCGGATCTCCGCCTACAACAGTAATCGTGGATGTGCTGCTGGGCAGGATGTTGAACGTGTCATCGTCATCACCGCCGGTCACCGTCGTTCCCCCGGGGGCGGAAATACCACCGACCAGATCAACGGTCCCCCCCACGGCATCCGGATCGCCGACACTTGGATCGACGAAGATTCCAATGGTTGTCGCGGCATTGATCTGGGAGGTTGCATCCATGGTGAAGTCATCACCGGCTGTGAGAACTACATCGGCCCCGCTTGACTCAACGGTTACACCAGCATTGATGGTCAGGTCGTCACCAGCGAGTGCTGAATCTCCGGCCGTCAGTGTAACAGTGCCCGAACCAGACACATTGCTGGCCACAGTCAGCGGGCTCGCAGCAGAGATCCGAATTAATCCAGTGGGAGCATTCACTCCAGACAAACCATCGACAGTCCCGATTTCGAGAGCTCCCGTGTTACTGATAAAGACATCTCCACCAGTGGTCAATGCCGACAGGCGTGAGACTGCCAGATCCAGATCCAGCAGAGCGTTCGCCGGATCCCCAATATCTCCGGCAGCACGCAATGCCAGTTCATTTCCGGAAATCAGAGTGAGTTCCCCAAAGGTATTGTCATAGATTTGACCATTCAGGGAGGTCAGTGTAATTGTCCCTCCAGGGCTGTGCAAACTGGCAATCCCCAGGTTGTTTTCAGAATAGACATCCAGCGTTCCCCCCTGAGCAGTCACCACACTACCCAGACTTTGTGTAAAGTTTCCTCCACCTGAATTATCGAAGTCAGCAGTCAGCGTTACCGCTGCAGCACTCGTGGTATCGAGAGAGGAAATCGGGGAGAAGAGCAAATGATTATCAGCCAGCAGGTCAACAGCACCGCCATTGGTACGGATAATCTGATTCACATTGATATTATCGCTTCCGTTTACAGTAATTGATGAAGCGGCACCAGTGGCTTCAACTTTCTGATTAATAAACAGTATGCCACCTATGGCCAGGTTGATATTACCACCGGCCGTGATCCCGGCCAGTCCGTCTACGGTCCCCACTGTGGCAGCAGAGGGTTCCTGCAGGTAGATATCACCGGCGGTCGTGTCGGCAGACATCGTATTGATCGCCAGGTCAATGTCCCCTGCCCCCGCAGAACCGATGCCGGTCGCGGCCCGCAGCGCTGCCGTGTTGGCGGTGATCAGGGATGCTTCGGATCCACTGTTATCGGTAATCGCACCGGCGGAAGTTGTGACCTGCACTTCACCGCTGGTATTCAGATTCGCCAGGGCGATGTTATTGACGGCATCAATATCGATCAGACCGGTACCGCTGCTGGTCACTGTTGATGTATCTGCCAGGGTCACTGCACCAGCTGAATCGATTTCAATTTCGAATGCGGCGGTATTGGAGATAATCGCCAGAGCATTCAGGTTGAAGTTGCCCCCTGTATTCTGAAGCAGCAGGTTTCCACCACTGGCCGTGATATTCTCGGTGACCGTCATGGTGTCGGTCGAGGTGATCGTGGAAGGTGCTCCGACAGTCACGCCGTTGATCCCGCCGGCAAAACCGATATTGAGGGTACCAGTATTATCCAGCTCCAGCCCCGCACCGATGTTGGCTTCCAAAGCTCCCAGATCGGTTTCCAGAGCATCGCCTACACCGGCTCCCGTGCCTGCGGTCAGGGTCGCGTTGTTCGCGGTAATGTTGTTACCTGCGTTCGCATCACTGATCGCACCAGCGGTCGCGGTGACGGTCACATCGCCGGAGGTCGTGATCTGTCCCAGTTGGATATTGTTGCTGGCAGTCAGATCGATATCACTGGCACCGGCATCAATCGAGCCAGCTGGAGCAAAGGTAATATTAGCGAATGTCGAATCAATATCCACGCTACCCGTAGTGGTAAACGCGCCATTCACGAAGACCTGACCGGCAGTCAGATCCAACACACCCGCTCCGATGTCCACCGTTCCGGTGTTGATGACATCATCATTACCCGCATTGACCGTCAGATTGGCTGTGAAAGTCGAATCCAGGGGGTCGATATTGATGGCATCAGAGCCACTGCCGCCGGCGACTTCGGTGTTGATCGTCAATGTGCCTGTCGGATGCGTGAAGACAACCGATTCGCCCAGAGTGGAAGCGATCTGTGATTCGCCATCGCCCACATCCCCGTCATCAGACAGCGTGATGGTTTCGGCGGCACCGGTGTAGCTGAAGATACGATCTGTTGCGGTGATCGTGTCTAAAATCGGTTCCAGGCCGGTGTAGGTAATCGTGGCGGTCCCTTCACCATCGTAGAATATCGAACCGTCATTGGCGTTATCGAAGCGGTGTTCGACTGTTGCAGCGGTACCACCCAGAATCAACAGTGTGTCGCCGAGCGTTTCGCCGCCGGTTCCGCCGTTAAAGTTGATTCCATTCACCGGATCAAACAGCCCACCAGCTGGATTATTGATGATCAGTGTGTCATCGCCGTTCAGACCGTTGAAGGTGAAATCTGTGTTGGCATTGAAATTGATGACCGGCCCGCCGTTGATCTGGTACGTTCCCGAGTTGGCAGTCAGAGCGTTAATCTCCAGCGTATCATCGCCGACGGTACCATCAACGACAATGCTGCCGCCGAAGGTCAGGCCTTCGATTTCATCAAAGGTCACATCCTGAAATCCACCGGTTGCGGAGATTGTCCCGCCATCCAGACCGGCTGGTGTGAAGGTGGAAGATTCGCCCGGAGGGGTCAGGTAAGTCAGTGTGTCCCCAGGTGAAGCGGGAGCGGTTGGATTACCGCCGACAATGTCAATCGTCGTCAGTACATTGGGATTAACAGTGATGTCAT is a window from the Gimesia benthica genome containing:
- a CDS encoding beta strand repeat-containing protein, with protein sequence MTDSSARQINCIELLEDRTLLTSVFQGELLPDAALAPLDTDQSGSAVAVSGDWLVVGIPNADPAGIDNAGAVTLYTRNDSGTPDDQTDDSWDYHSTLVSPRADNTDQDLFGTSVAIDGDTLLIGAIGADEGDTFGSAYLFRRNEQGTASNLSDDTWDALATLSRPVALANDAAEDFGLAVDLKGNTVVVGAQLDSYGAAASSGAVYVFTTDDDWATVSIDQLKAGDASADAWLGSAVAISQDETTIIAGAVQDQGKGAAYLFERSSNGAGIADDTWGEIKKLSGTTGSDLGSAVDIDDRYAAVGAAGDTYGGSVSILDGSQSWNIVEKLRASEYPNSTDSGGFGAAVSIAGMSLVVGDPLSNGSTGAAYLFEGSLGWSTADEESLIAADTETGSGYGSTIAIDGETIVSGAPLHDHGATDTGSAYVFGFPPVIDFITQIVNGDLLIDHQTVSDSDLSMTISGGQLIVSVVDDLITAPVGGEQIDAQTIAVSLSMLTGSTIYLTGGAGNEQVTLDTSLAAAGLRIDYDGDDGSGDDTIILSGSADSLSSWMEGSQSGWVRLNEFDLDFLFYSHQDRMIWDVATAHLDLNYDNDTQTIDFNADASGGFQVISGSGPELRVLQIPSITLILNSGAGLDYVNINSVGQDATADLIITETRGDDWVEFGNSLDLGSGDLELHVNRATFGENVTTTGNVHVEAASIFTDSTTSLNTGDGDIYFESTGLNLGEIITTGDVWIDASASIIDNNGSSNNITAARAVILSGSSTNSMETQVGYLEVAAVGFVQVQNTGDLVIGDAGDLTGIYARNSTIYVNTTGSLDVRESIQTGTSLSLYAGGDITIRAGVIVKSEDSPFGVSLVADDDILVEEGAQLIALTGGVGLEAKNMVADNANIAVELWGQTHSADGTSVYGGVNSDAFYITPSLESEITVNGLSPATPGDTLFYNEPIDGAYLDYDSENARLDYAGGYQSIYVTGIENLEAGFSVPDPAHLMIKGTSGEDVLTITASDNNSGSYQLNAGPVVNFFSISYLEFYGFEGDDQLIINNPAGGIFAPEDGIYFDGGGGGETSGDRLEISGGVAVVETHHFLDESQGRVFFNAATRPAIQYAGLEQPVDSTVSVDRLSLSFSGVSTVSEAGVDELTYESDVGQLGTFLNPSLSLTVNSGNWNSGVTSEISIDSLGENFNADLNLGQGVGAETVYLGAGLDLDQGNLLSLADSTRITGAIILNGDVEVVSSILSFTTSDSSIDAGSGNIHLESSTSWSTGQLTTTGDVNLIAGNGHLSLQNSTVNTITAGLLELTAEQGSILNMTTDVDQLVAVAKGVVRVRNTGDLILGSAAVQSAWKGIRSHTSIIDIESEGGIDIHESLSAGIGILLASVDGDPGSLAEDLTVRSGVKIEVDSGTITFNTADDILIESGAQLVAGNSSIALNLSVITTDFQGGELALFGQLSAVNGAQLTGSVFADTFHLSASSATEITVNGESPAAPTSPVDSLYYYSSPGAVPEVTPSGTDSGTISFTGGLQTINYSEIEEVNLQGCSGLREPRATMSCRSWRRDLTVVLFNSTAALLSVLPL